A segment of the Corylus avellana chromosome ca2, CavTom2PMs-1.0 genome:
atgattttatGTACATACTTAAGTATACATCAAGCTGCACACAGTTAACGCAAATATGATTGCTTGGAGGTATTGAGACTTAAAAGTTATCACATTTTTACAATATGTGTCTTTCCAGGATAGACATGTCAGGATCACCAAGGATTGAGGATGTTACAATAAATTTATGATGCATGTGAAAACATAAATATGCACTCATAAATATCTTCATTCACCAAATAGTAAGATTTTTATCTTACACACACGTTAGAGTTCGCAATACACATTGCACTCTTACACATTATTTTCATCTCAAATTCATGCTAGAGTCTCTAACACATAATGAACTCTTACACACTATTTCTTTGTCAAATCCATGCTAGAGTCTGCAACACACAATTGACTCTTACGCATTATGTTTATCTCAATTCTATGCTAGAGTTTCTAACACATAATAAACTCTTACGCACTATTTTTATCTCGCATTCATGCTAGAGTCAGTAACACACAATTAACTGTTacacattatttttatatcaactCCATGCTAGAGTTCATAGTACACAATAAACTCTTAcgcacaatttttcttttttttttttaatcaaattctaTGCTAGAATCCACAATACACAATGGACTTCTACgcataataaaacaaaataattaaatataaagactTGAAATAACCCGTCATCGAGAGGATGAGATTAGGTAACTAAGTGCAAAGTATCTAACCATTTTCTTCATCGTCTCAAGCAGCCTACTAACTAATAATTTACCAATAGGGCAAAGTAATTATCCATATAGACCTTGGTATAACGGTTCACAAAATAATAACCATGCatatagttatttatttattttgaataacatccaataaaactcaataatttGTCATGGTTAGTCTCACGATAGGCGAGTATGTAACCATTCAAAATCATTCATTTTGATATACAACATTATTCACATTGAATCAAACCCAATAATTTGTCATTATTAGTTTCACGATAGGTAGATACATAACCATTCAAAATCATTTACTTTGATGTATAACAACATTATTCATATTGAATCAGTAAATCccaataatttatcataattaatcccacgATAGGCGGGTACATAACCATTCAAAATCATTCACTTTGATGTACATAAAAACTATGAACACTTAACCAAAAGTTCATTTATCTCTAAGTGAATATCATTATACATACAAGTAGTTCAACTTCAATTGGAAGATAACAGAAAATCATAAATATCACCTCCAATCATAATCAAAATGAACATTAGTCATAAATTGTatatctcatttaaaaaaaaaaacttttcttagataaaagtgaaaaataaatccatttttttgtCTCACTTAGTCtagaaatatttttgaaataactcaTTAAAATGATTACGAAGTGCATCTTTACAATAATAAAGACACAATGTAATTGAATAATTACTTAgtaatcattattaaatattttagacAAAATGGATCTTATTTCTTTAAATAAGGATTttatatttgcaaaaaaaatctctagATTTACACAaagttatttttcaaataatctaGAGATTTaaccaataagaaaaaaaaaaattcaaccaaaataaGACAAAACCGTAGCAATCACCAAATTACATTATATCCACAGCACTACTAAGTTACAATAAGGGCAACAATGCATCATGTATTAAGCATGCCAATGCCCTTAAGGTTCACAAAACTCTTTATTGAATTAACGATAAAATTCAACAATTTATTGCAGTTATTCCCACAATAGATGAGAACATAACTGgtcaaaatcatcaattttatcCGTGACACAATTATTCGTTCATAAAAACCATTTATCGAATTTACgataaaatttaacaatttatcACAGTTTGTCCCACGATAAGTGGGAATATAACCGGTCAAAATCATCGATTTTATACacaacacaattattcatattgCACAAAATTTCTTAATCTCAATAGGAATGTATATAAATTCACATATGAATCTTGAAAGGAATGCATAAAATTTCACAAGCAACAATACATgcaccctttatttatttattatagcaCATGCCTTAAAATCAGTATTTGTTCATAACCAAATATTTCGGAATCACAAATCTGATGAACAATGTATACAAAACAACATATGTATACAAAATAAGCTgatattaatatttgttttcttcaatataatacatacccctttttttttttttttttttttttatttcttaatgtGGGACATAACATTTACATGTGCATTTACAACAAATATTCCCCTCACGTGTGAGTTTCTTTTACATTGACTCAACTCTCTCTTATATGTGAGTCATTTAACAAATCATAGGGTGTCACGTATACAAAAATTATACCAATAGCATTTTATCAACTGATGGACAAGAAccaaaattttatgagaaaatatataacTTACTACTCCTATAATATGACATATCTCCAAGAAATAATACTCAAACTCTTGGGTCAAAAAAGCGCTTGTTGTCCATgacaaaggaaataaaaaaaatgttggattCTATGTTTCACATTTAACACGCATGCAGAAAATTGTCAATCCGAGCATTATAAAGCTTAAATCTTTATGTTGAACATAAATATATTGTATAACGCATTAATAATTTATGCTcgacaaaaaatatttcaatcaaaataaacatcacatatgattaaaataaataCCAATAGAGTTGTTAAAACCTTCatttttttagggataaaaataatatgtatacTCAAaaccatatgtatatatacataaaaaaacaaaacattgtGTATATTCACAAAAATACAACacattgttaaaataaatactGCACAAAAACTTAACAATCTTAAAACAAATACCGCAGTTGAACCCAATCTCCTTTCCGTCAAATCCTCGTATCCAGTAAAtccaaatttattaaaaatataaaaaactcatAATTGGACATAAAATGACATGAATTTATAATAAGTTCACAcagatttaaaaattataaagtgccacaaatatcaaaataaatttaagacgTCACGACACATGCTTCAATCTTTAACttggtttgtttggtaaataagTAAATCAATGTCAATGCAAAAGCATCATTGCTCCATCTATGGCATGTCCATCttaacccttatatatatatatatataaacctttaAGACCTTATGCTTCAAAATACAAAGCAAACCCAAAATCAGAGAAAAACACACACTGACCACACTCCCGATTAAGCTGAAACCTCTTTTACATATTTTTGATcaagtttgttaaaaaaaaaaaaaaaaacctgcgtTTATGCTTCAGTTTAATTGCGGTCAGAAATGGGCGTTAAGCCTTAGCATCTAGCAATTTTCACACATAAACAATgaaattttgtcttctttttttcaggcaattttttttttttttttttgacttttacatggctttttttttttttttttttggattccaTTAATAACAATGAGACATGAGAACCCATTCGTACCAGGTGCGGACAGGATCTAAAATAGAATATAGATATGTCTGTAAACAGTCCTAAGACCTACGCCGCCATGGAAATTGTGAGGCCTTCCCAAGGcatccacaaaataaaataaaaaacgctgattttttttttttttcttggcagTGGCCGGATTCAATATCTCCTTCATTCACCaaagaaaataaaccaaaaaaaagaaagaaaaaaaattgcagtcaTAGCCCATACGATTATACGAATAACCTCAAAAGGAAAAACAGTTCAAACGCAAGTCCAATGCAAATCTCACtattcacaaaaataataataacaataatattatttaaaacaatgAGATTTATCACAGCTATAGAGAAAAGAGAcagaaggctctgataccaattgttagaatTTCACTAAATAAATTTGTCTTACTCCATAGCATGTgaacaataatgaaaataatgtaAAAACATACCTTCTTTGTTAGAAGATGAGTCTGCCATCTTCCTCTCTTTGTCCTGTTATGTTGTGTGTGTAGAGGACACTAGTCTCTCAACCTTAATTGCTCTAATGACCTAATAACGTTTAATGTGTTAActtcattatatatgtagggtaAGAGTACGTACATGGCCTCCTCAAGTGCTTATAGAATTGGTCCAACCCATTATagaccaaaatattaaaatgactaTTTAGTCCATTCCAAAAACgaaataaaacacaacaaatCTTTCTTATCGAATGATAAGGCCAGATCATTAGTCCTCTAGGGAATAGGTTTATCTCCATTTTATTGTCTAAATCCATCGTCCAGAGGGTATTACTACAATGAATGCATATAGTAGTATACTCATGCTACAGTGCCCTCAACTCTCAAATAAAAAGCCAACGACATCACACTTACTCCTCAAAAAAGATGGGGAACACAGTTTTGTCAaaggagaaaatgaaagaaaaccaaaccgaataaaaataagaagccTAATTGTAATGAGAAGATGGCACCCGTGGTGTagcatattgtaattattttttgtatgacAATCATTTTCCCAGAGGAAACTGAAAAAAGAATCAGGTGCAGGAAGCATCACTGGTGAACTGCTAAGTCCTTCCACAGCTTGCACATACCCAAATGCTATATCACCACGCATTCTTCTAACCACAATGATTATCAATTGCCAACCAAACCACTCTAACATTCAGTAACCATTAATCTGAGGTCTTGGGGTTGGACCCATCAGCCGTGAAAACGGCATTTGGGTCCGGCTAGGAAGGCCCCTTTGGACTGAAAAGCGATCGGCTGTCTTTGGATCTGAGACTGATCTAGAGTATGCTTGAGCCAGCTCAACGGCTGAAGCTGCTTTTCCATAGCGCAGACCACTGGAGTCAGGGGAGGCTGGTTTTGGCTGCTCTACAGGTTTGCGCCAAGTCTCGGGTGAAGGTGGCCTCTCTacctgctgctgctgcttctcGGGCTCTCTGTTATTCCTCCGGCTCTCATTACGCCAGTTCCTCCTCTGCATATCAACTCTCCCAGTGTCTTGCTGCTGATCTTTCCTCTCAAATCTCTTCCCGGTCCTTTGATCAAGAAGAGGATTCTCCGTTTTTTCATTGTAATGTGCAGGAATTGCATGCCCATGAACTCTGAGTCCTGGGAACATTATGTTCAATCCTTCACAAAACAATAAGTGATCTGTAAGAATTAATTTACAATTCAAATGGTAATGCATAGACAATTACGCGAGTTCTAATAAGACAATATGAGAAAGAATAGAAAATTACTGCCTATCAGATTGTTGAACCAAGTCATGGTTGATCCCAACATCGTCTAGCCCTTGCTCCTTCAGAACCTGAGAAGATGATCAGCAATACTGTCAAGCAGGGAACATGAAGCCActgaaaaaaagggaaaaaaataataataaaagaaaaaaaagaaagaaaaaaaaagaaaggaaaaagaaagagagaacacAAATAAATGGTACCCATCCAGATTAGTCACTAGTAAAAGGAGGTAAAAGGGAAGGGGAACAAgagaatactttttttttttttttttttttttcgaactCGGTTATGTTTAATACGCGAAATGACTATtctattaagaaaatgaatagtttttattgaaaatagaaGAACGTAGAATGAAATAACTTTGTAATAGCCATTCTCATATCCCATAAGGGAATAACTATTTCAAGTGTTAGATCTTTATCATATGCTTAACACCAAGGCTATTCTATTCTATCTTTTTCCATTCCTAAtcaaaattattcatttttctaatagaATAGCCATTCCGCGTACCACTGTAACCTAAGTAATTAACCATATATAAATACCCCTCCCCcacccacacacacaaaaacatagagagagagagagcacaaaGAACAAATGATATCACAACAGCATGAAGATGCAACAAAGattcaaaattataaattaaataaaacaactCACCAGTTCTCGTGGGCGAGCACCACCAAATACTGCATTCCTGCATCACTCATATTATTTGTTCAATATCATGGAGAAGGCCCAGTATCCAATGAAATAAGAGcgcataaataaaattacatgtcACGTCTTTGAAATTAAGGAGACATGAATCACATCAAATGATACAACGATAACTTCTCCTTAAGAGAAGATCGGCCAGAGAATGAAATTAgaaaatttaactaaattctACTATATTTCAAAATATAGCACAACCCTTGATGCATAGATATTTGATTTTGCAAAAAACCATTAACAGCAAGAGAATAAAAGCTTCTTATCTTAAAGTCAGGAAAGCAAAAATGAATTGGCTAAGAATTTACAGGACATGCTAATTTGGTTCCACCGATGACTGGATCCCAAAATTAGCTGCACCAATTCACCGGTTAAACATAATAAGGCTAGCTTGGTcttttagtagtttttttttttttttttgtataagtaACTTGGTCTTTTAGTAGTTAAGAATAGATACTTCACCATTCGTGAAAATCGTATGTAGCAGTGCAGCAGACCAACATGGAAACAAATGTAATGCACTCTGTGTATCTTACTCATCCAAAACACACACTTCCAATTTATTCCATGAACTTTTACCCAACATATTGTACCCATTTCCCCGTTCTGGAATTTTTAGTTAACTTCCAACTATTCAGTGAATTCATGAATTTAATTATACATATTGAGTCATATCAACTCAGAATCGTTGTAATGAGACTCACCATACTGCAACCAAATTTGATGCAAGAACATGATTACCTAAACAGCTAAAATTATCCAAGTGGAACAAATAGATCGACTTCGTGGGAATGGAGTccatacaaaataacaattgtCTAAAACTAGTAGGTGATCATGCCAGAAAGTAGGGCTGGTAATCTGGGTTGAAGGGTTGGATCGTGGGTCAACCCGTTAAGGGTCAACCATGACACGACCGGCCCGTTAAGGGTTAACTCTGACATAACCTATTTAGTTAAACAGGTCAGACCCTTCAACCATGATATGACCATTGAAATAAGAGGGTGACACAACACGACCCACTAACCTGTTTAATAAACAAGTCGTGTTGGGTTGACCCGACCCACCTTTACCCGcataacccatttaataaacaagtTGTATTGGGTTGACCCAAACATGACATGTTTAACCCATTATTTGAAAACTAACTCTAATAAATCACATAATCTAAATATTGGGTCACCTATGGGCTAAACTGGTTGACCAGGGATTGACTcgttttttaaatgaattaattagGATTGGCCCGACCTCAATTATACAAAACTCTAActtactaattttgtgttagattcATCTCGGGTTTGtggatcgtgtcaaaaattaccaacCCTACCAAAAACTAACATTGACACCATCTCCCACCTCAGATCTGGTGTGGGTAGAAGGCCCAAAAGGAAGCTTTGCCAAATTTATATGATATTGCCTGTGGCTAAGGATGCTTCCATAGCGGCTCACTTGGAGCTTTCTGGTGGCTCAAATTAGGAGAACGTAAGCTTTGCTAGAGCAGTTCACGATTGAGAGGTGAATGTCTTTACCtcgttcttcaatttgttgtattcaATTAAAGTAACATGGGAAGGTGATGATAACATTTCCTTTCCCTTGTAAGAGTATTTGGCGGACCAAGGTGACGTTGAGAGTGGCTTCTTAGCTTGGTCGGCGGCCCTAAGAAAGATATTTACTATAAAAAATCTTAGGAAATGGCATGTCATAGTGGTTGACATGCGTTGTATGTGGTGGGACTTTTATCATTTCCAAGTCTCACCGAGCTTCGTTTTAGCGAGCAAGCAAGGTCAAGGCCTTGAAAACTGATTTAGAGAGATGGAACAAGGAGGTGTCTGGCAATGTagaatggaagaagaagatcattttagaaGAGTTACGTGTTTTTGAAGTTCATGAAGAAGAAAGGCCTTAGGTGTTgatgagaaaatgaagaaagcaTAAATTGTTAGCGATTTTAGATAAGATCTACTCTCATGGAGGAAGTGAGTTAGAGGCAAAAATATAGGGTGTTGTGGTTACATGAAGCTGACAAGTGTACTAAGTTTTTCACACAATGGCTAACTCCAATAGAAGAAGGAACTTCATGGACTCCTTGTCGATTGATCGTACAATTTCTACCAACCGGTAGGAGATCAGTGAGTACATAGTCctgttttataaaaatttgttaACTGCGCAAGTCAATTGGAGGCTGAGGCTGATGGTTGGAGAGAAATTTTGACCAAAGTGAGGTGTGGGAGGTTGTGAATGTAATGAATGGTGACAAGATATCGGGCCCTGACGATTACTCAATAGCATTCTTCCAAACTTGTTGGGTTGTTCTAAAAGAGAACATCATAAAGGTCTTTCGTGATTCCCATGCTGGTGAAATTAGAGAGAAGCCTTAATGTTCCTGATTAGCCGACGTCCACAACAATCCACTCTATCAACACTCACCCAATGACTTAACAAATTGCTCATAGATACTACCAAGACATCTTAATCTAGCCCATAGGTTACTCCCTCTGTAACTCAGCCACAAAGACGCAATCTATTTAATCCCATACTTGACGGGCTACATCTAATCTCATATTCGATGTGGTGGTGATTTTAACATAAAAAGATACAAACCTTAAGTAGAACTCACCATTGAAAACCAGCTTACAAGTAGAACTACAGTGCTaaagagcatatatatatatatatagcaaatttttaatttaaccatataacatatatatatatatatatctcatatatatatatatatatatatatatatggttaaaattgcacttatgtCATGTACAACTCTTAGAATTGTACCACGTATGAACCACTCCTGCCCTAGAACATGTAACTAGAGGGCATTTGATTTAACCATGTCTTAACATATTttctataacaaaaaaaatgaattcacattgtcatgaaattaaaatttaatgaagaaatgactaaatatataattaataatagtACAGTGTATCTTCTTAAATAGAGAAATCTTGGTATATTTTAGCGAGGATATAGCTCAGTAACTGAAGCCTCATTTACCGAGGCTTCAACATAGCTACTTCCAGATTGATTTGACTGTGTTGCCCTAATATTCCGCTCTCTTTGAGACGACATGTCTGATATACTGCTCCTGCCCATAAGAAATGCAGGTTTTTTTGGTACTGAAAGAGTGAGAGAGTTGCTATTAAGCATAAGAAGCACTGAAGCCATTGTTGGTCTGTCAGCTACATTTTCTTCAACACATAGTAACCCAATGTGGATGCATCTTAGTATTTCAATTGTTGAACCGCCCCTCAATATGGGATCTACAAGATTTAAAGGTGTCCCTTGcctccaatttttccatgcCTGCAAGATAATTACATGGGCAAATATTATCAAAGGGAATGTAGTTTATTTTGTCAATAGCATATGCCACTTTTGaggcaaaaaagaaatttgtgcaAGGATAATTGTACTTACATAGCTTAAAAGGCCTTCTTCACTCTCTCCTTTTCGAAAAGAATTGATTTTTGTCCCACTCACAATTTCTAgaactaaaacaccaaaactaaagaCATCGGATTTCACTGAAAAGCGTCCATGTATTACATATTCTGGTGGCATATATCCACTACATATAAACACCAACAATATCAGTTAAATTTGAATGATAATATagattttctcatatttatattttaaaatttcttcaatttcatctTATTCATGGGAGATGGATTCAGCAGCTTGCACCTTGTTTCTATAAAGAAAACATTAGTGTTACTAATACATATATAGCATGCTATTTATGATTTGTTGGATATACTTACTAGGTCCCAATAATTTGCTTTGTCCTGTCTTGAGTTTGATCTAGGACAAACAATTTTGCTGTGCCGAAATCTGAAATCTTAGGATTCATATATGCATCTAATAAAATGTTACTAGGTTTTAGATCTCGATGAATAATACGAAGTTGAGAATCTTCATGAAGGTAAAGAAGTCCTCGAGCAACGCCGCCTATAATTTTATAGCGTCTTTCCCAATCCAGAAGTGCACTTTTGATTGGATCTACATATTCATGCAAGCATATGATTATGTTAAACCAGTATATGTGGTGGACTAGacaattgaatttgaaattaaccATGAATGCATTCTAACATTTAAGTAAAAGTGCAACCATACCAAATATGAATTTGTCGAGGCTTGCATTAAGCAAAAACTCATAGATTAGAATCCTTTCACTTCCTTCCAAGCAAAATCCTATGAGCCTTACCAAATTCCGATGTTGAAGCCTAGCCACTAACATAACTTCAGTCTTAAATTCTAAATTTCCTTGTCCAGAAGGTTTGAGCAACCTCTTTACAGCTATTTCTTGTCCATTTGGGAATCTACCCTGAACAATGggaatatatatagcatttgtAAACCTCAAGTTTATAATGTTTGATTTAAAATATTGTGATTGACATGCAAAAATGATACACTTATC
Coding sequences within it:
- the LOC132171898 gene encoding uncharacterized protein LOC132171898, whose amino-acid sequence is MLGSTMTWFNNLIGRLNIMFPGLRVHGHAIPAHYNEKTENPLLDQRTGKRFERKDQQQDTGRVDMQRRNWRNESRRNNREPEKQQQQVERPPSPETWRKPVEQPKPASPDSSGLRYGKAASAVELAQAYSRSVSDPKTADRFSVQRGLPSRTQMPFSRLMGPTPRPQINGY